One Sulfurimonas sp. HSL-3221 genomic window, TCCAGGGCCGCATCGATGGCGCGGTCCAGGCGGCTGACAAAGATACTGATCACCGTATCGACCTGCGTGGCACCCTTCTCCAAACCCCGAGCGAAGGAGTTGGCACAGGCCAAAGCCTGCGCCTTGGAGAAGATCAATGTCGCGTTGACGGGGATCCCTTCGCCGACGAGTGTCTCCATGGCGACATACCCCGCGTCCGTTGCGGGAACCTTGATCATCACGTTGGGACGGCTGATCTCCCTGAAAAGGCGGCGCCCCTCTTCGATCGTACCGACGGCATCGTCGCAGAGATAGGGGTCGACCTCGATGCTGACATAGCCGTCATTGCCCTGATCGAACAGTGGCCGTAATGCATCCGCCGCCTTCTGGATATCCGTAATCGCCAGGGCCTCGTACTTTGCCTTGGGGGTATGATTCTGCAGCGTCTCGAGCTGCATCTGGTAAGCCGGCGACGTCAAAATAGCGTTTTTAAAAATGGCGGGGTTGGACGTCGCTCCGTTGACAATTCCCTGTTCAACAAGCCGTTTCAGACCCGTATCGATAAAATCGCGTTCAATGAAATCGGCCCAGAGGGAAAACTCTATTTGCGGGATATACATCGTCTCTCTTCTTTTCTGATATAGTCTACTGATTATAACCGAAAGC contains:
- a CDS encoding transaldolase, with translation MYIPQIEFSLWADFIERDFIDTGLKRLVEQGIVNGATSNPAIFKNAILTSPAYQMQLETLQNHTPKAKYEALAITDIQKAADALRPLFDQGNDGYVSIEVDPYLCDDAVGTIEEGRRLFREISRPNVMIKVPATDAGYVAMETLVGEGIPVNATLIFSKAQALACANSFARGLEKGATQVDTVISIFVSRLDRAIDAALESKGVQPSLAGVYNAAAIYEAIEGLEVPRCRALFASTGVKGGGLCPSYYVDALLAAHSVNTAPIETIEAFVAHGDKEAKLPLDADRIEAHFDAVAAAGVDLEAVCAQLMAEGLEAFKTAFAEILAELE